In Aspergillus nidulans FGSC A4 chromosome IV, a single window of DNA contains:
- a CDS encoding uncharacterized protein (transcript_id=CADANIAT00000576) → MICLLLGTDTVRSGVRNLLVEKRQSPHSTAWRAAARI, encoded by the exons ATGATttgcctcctcctcggcaCAGATACCGTTAGATCGG GGGTGCGCAATCTCCTAGTTGAGAAAAGACAGTCACCTCACTCAACGGCCTGGCGGGCGGCTGCTAGGATCTAA